A genomic window from Triticum urartu cultivar G1812 chromosome 7, Tu2.1, whole genome shotgun sequence includes:
- the LOC125519703 gene encoding avenin-like a2 has product MKSMFILALLAFTATSAVAQLYTTCSQGYGQCQQQPQPQPQPQPQMNTCAAFLQQCSQTPYVQSQMWQASGCQLMRQQCCQPLAQISEQARCQAVCSVSQIIMRQQHRQSFGQHQQQQGQSFGQPQQQVPVEIMRMVLQTLPSMCRVNIPQYCTTTPCSTITPAIYSIPMTATCVGGAC; this is encoded by the coding sequence ATGAAGAGCATGTTCATCCTCGCTCTCCTCGCCTTCACGGCGACAAGCGCTGTTGCGCAGCTGTACACTACCTGTAGCCAGGGCTACGGGCAATGCCAGCAGCAGCCGCAGCCGCAGCCGCAGCCACAGCCGCAGATGAACACATGCGCTGCTTTCCTGCAGCAGTGCAGCCAGACACCATATGTCCAATCACAGATGTGGCAGGCAAGCGGTTGCCAGTTGATGCGGCAACAGTGCTGCCAGCCGCTGGCCCAGATCTCGGAGCAGGCTCGGTGCCAGGCCGTCTGTAGCGTGTCACAGATCATCATGCGGCAGCAGCACAGGCAAAGTTTCGGCCAGCATCAGCAGCAGCAAGGGCAAAGTTTCGGGCAGCCTCAGCAGCAGGTTCCAGTTGAGATAATGAGGATGGTGCTTCAGACCCTTCCGTCGATGTGCAGAGTGAACATCCCACAATATTGCACCACCACCCCGTGCAGCACCATCACCCCCGCCATCTACAGCATCCCCATGACAGCTACCTGTGTTGGTGGTGCCTGCTAA
- the LOC125519701 gene encoding uncharacterized protein LOC125519701 — MAGSRRRRRRARPQQAAETSPPPAPASLSSREVAGAARPSKKICDASGSISSPLSGSHAWENLLDSLLHQIISLISSFHDFLAFHGTCHSWHAAASSFPSVYTFSFPPLHLKPDVSQESYNSDRKSQLVDPAKKSLSHRCLAPGITPHPMRYLGCSYGYLIFSDRRHCHLVDVYTGTKVKPPKFQSESNTLIYLGILTAPLNSPNSSLILFSRISMLQWQVGTNSWTEHPHVGELIHQIVLFKGQMFAMDFVQRLHTIHIAPELGMQEVAVMWEQSMLIGLHSKPWLVVCGDMLLLVDLSVSMDQLFGFPGTFQVFRLDFSVEPAKWVKMDKLDNWALFLTNDRRNPTFSCMNPERWGGKSNYIYVPTKSEDFDEPWTAIEVGQPVPSSTHRMSFSSAATAHCSPLNSLWVLPSLVYGVDQ, encoded by the exons ATGGCtgggagccgccgccgccgccggagagcGCGGCCGCAGCAGGCCGCCGaaacctcgccgccgccggcaccaGCCAGCCTCAGCTCCAG GGAAGTTGCTGGTGCAGCAAGGCCGTCTAAGAAAATCTGTGATGCCTCTGGATCTATTTCCTCACCCTTATCGGGATCTCATGCCTGGGAAAACCTTCTAGACAGCCTGCTCCACCAAATCATTTCGCTCATTAGCTCATTCCATGACTTCCTTGCTTTCCATGGCACCTGTCACTCATGGCACGCTGCAGCCTCTTCCTTCCCATCTGTATATACCTTCAGCTTCCCACCTCTCCACCTCAAACCAGATGTAAGCCAAGAGAGTTACAACTCTGATCGGAAATCACAGCTTGTTGATCCTGCTAAGAAAAGTTTATCTCATCGTTGTTTAGCGCCTGGAATTACTCCGCATCCCATGCGCTATCTGGGCTGCTCATATGGTTATCTTATCTTCTCTGATAGGAGACACTGCCATCTCGTCGATGTGTACACTGGCACTAAGGTGAAGCCACCAAAATTCCAATCTGAGAGCAACACTTTGATCTACCTTGGCATCCTTACGGCTCCACTGAATTCGCCCAATTCAAGTCTCATCCTTTTCTCGAGGATCTCCATGCTCCAGTGGCAGGTTGGAACAAATTCTTGGACAGAGCACCCTCATGTTGGTGAACTCATCCATCAGATTGTGCTCTTCAAAGGCCAGATGTTTGCCATGGACTTTGTTCAAAGGCTACATACCATACACATAGCACCTGAGCTCGGCATGCAGGAAGTAGCAGTTATGTGGGAACAGAGCATGCTCATAGGCCTGCATTCTAAGCCATGGTTGGTGGTCTGTGGTGACATGCTTCTCTTGGTAGATCTATCGGTAAGCATGGACCAACTGTTTGGCTTTCCTGGCACCTTTCAAGTCTTCCGCCTCGACTTCTCAGTTGAACCAGCTAAGTGGGTGAAGATGGATAAGTTGGACAATTGGGCTCTCTTCCTTACTAATGATAGGAGAAACCCTACATTTTCTTGCATGAACCCCGAAAGATGGGGAGGAAAGAGTAACTATATTTATGTTCCAACAAAATCAGAAGATTTTGATGAGCCATGGACTGCAATAGAGGTTGGACAGCCGGTGCCCAGCTCGACTCACCGCATGTCATTCAGTTCCGCAGCCACTGCCCATTGCAGTCCACTAAATAGCCTCTGGGTGCTTCCCAGTTTGGTTTACGGGGTTGACCAGTGA
- the LOC125522762 gene encoding avenin-like a5, protein MKTMFILALIALAATSVVAQLDTTCSQGYGQCQQQPQQQVNTCAALLQQCSPTPYVQSQMWHASGCQLMRQQCCQPLAQISEQARCHAVCGVAQVIVRQQQGQSFSQPQQQQGQSFGQPQQQVPIEIRRMVLQTLPSMCNVNIPQYCTTTPCSTITQTPYNIPMAATCVGGAC, encoded by the coding sequence ATGAAGACCATGTTCATCCTCGCTCTCATTGCCCTCGCGGCGACCAGCGTCGTTGCGCAGCTGGACACTACATGCAGCCAGGGCTATGGGCAATGCCAGCAGCAGCCACAGCAGCAGGTGAACACATGCGCTGCTCTCCTGCAGCAGTGTAGCCCGACACCATATGTCCAGTCACAAATGTGGCACGCAAGCGGTTGCCAGTTGATGCGGCAACAGTGCTGCCAACCGCTGGCCCAGATCTCGGAGCAGGCTCGGTGCCATGCCGTCTGCGGTGTGGCCCAGGTCATCGTGCGGCAGCAGCAAGGGCAAAGTTTCAGTCAGCCTCAGCAGCAGCAAGGGCAAAGTTTTGGCCAGCCTCAACAGCAGGTTCCAATTGAGATAAGGAGGATGGTGCTTCAGACCCTTCCATCGATGTGCAACGTGAACATCCCGCAATATTGCACCACCACCCCATGCAGCACCATCACTCAGACCCCCTACAACATCCCTATGGCCGCTACCTGTGTTGGTGGTGCCTGCTAA
- the LOC125521138 gene encoding uncharacterized protein LOC125521138, with product MEAPPPEIDAHPPSSAPATAFSSSSPTERAAMRIRAKRTRYASASPVFAASRPCGWAELPEDFLQSLVTRLGSFRDLLAFGATCRPWRDLLSARTPSLQPLLLHPSTDSQRSPWYHQWIVFQECTWKLSDPWRLADSAAASSWHSLLSLSDLRRMFFLRCSYGHLIFCDEDGFYIVNAFSGAKVVPPRLKSGNFTRVSYATLTAPVTSADSRLLVGSGVYLFQWRIGSDSWSEHCPKVLLLKIEQIVAFKGKTYALGSFGSFCIVHLSPSLIIQKFKLVFEEDRTEDLYWTNQKTWLVACGDALLLIKLEAGRKICSEVEPIQFKAFKLKSLDAVNKKARWVKLDRLDNWAIFVSADVRCEALPCMNPERWGGKSNHIYFPCYQSEEPWAAVKLWKKYNDLARCLQLVNTGIQFHRLESTWILPGTFPRSGQQ from the exons ATGGAGGCGCCGCCACCGGAGATCGACGCGCATCCTCCTTCCTCGGCGCCGGCGACCGCTTTTTCGTCCTCGTCGCCGAC GGAGCGCGCCGCCATGCGAATCAGGGCTAAGAGAACCCGCTATGCCTCTGCCTCCCCAGTCTTTGCTGCATCCAGGCCGTGTGGATGGGCAGAGCTCCCGGAAGATTTTCTCCAATCATTAGTCACTCGCCTCGGCTCCTTCCGCGACCTCCTTGCCTTCGGTGCCACCTGTCGTCCTTGGCGTGATCTATTGTCAGCACGCACGCCCTCTTTGCAGCCTCTCCTCCTCCACCCGAGTACCGACAGCCAACGATCTCCCTGGTATCACCAATGGATTGTTTTCCAGGAATGCACATGGAAATTGTCCGATCCGTGGAGATTGGCTGATTCTGCTGCCGCCTCATCCTGGCACAGTTTGCTTTCCTTGAGTGACCTCAGAAGAATGTTCTTTCTGCGCTGCTCCTACGGTCACCTCATCTTCTGCGACGAAGATGGGTTCTACATTGTTAATGCGTTCAGTGGTGCTAAGGTTGTGCCTCCTCGCCTCAAGTCAGGTAACTTCACTCGTGTTAGCTATGCTACCTTGACTGCCCCTGTTACATCTGCGGACTCGCGTCTCCTTGTCGGCAGTGGAGTCTATCTGTTCCAGTGGCGCATCGGGAGCGACTCTTGGTCAGAACACTGTCCTAAAGTTCTTCTTCTTAAGATTGAACAAATCGTGGCCTTCAAGGGTAAAACATACGCCCTAGGGTCTTTTGGATCCTTCTGCATCGTACACTTGTCACCTAGTCTCATAATTCAGaagtttaaacttgtgtttgagGAAGATAGAACCGAAGATCTCTATTGGACAAATCAAAAAACATGGCTTGTGGCGTGCGGCGATGCACTTCTTTTGATCAAACTTGAGGCAGGAAGGAAGATATGCTCGGAGGTTGAGCCCATCCAGTTCAAGGCCTTCAAACTCAAGTCACTGGACGCCGTGAACAAGAAGGCAAGGTGGGTGAAGTTGGACAGGTTGGATAACTGGGCCATCTTTGTCAGCGCTGACGTGCGATGTGAGGCGTTGCCATGCATGAACCCGGAGAGATGGGGAGGGAAAAGCAACCACATATACTTCCCATGTTATCAGTCTGAAGAACCGTGGGCTGCAGTCAAACTATGGAAAAAATATAACGACCTTGCGAGATGTTTGCAGCTCGTGAATACTGGAATCCAGTTCCATAGATTGGAGTCAACCTGGATCCTTCCCGGCACATTTCCTCGCTCTGGTCAGCAATGA